Within the Salvia hispanica cultivar TCC Black 2014 chromosome 4, UniMelb_Shisp_WGS_1.0, whole genome shotgun sequence genome, the region AAggtatattattaataattgaatttacaattataattttaatagtataaatttttattttaattcttcactttctaaaattttaatttattaatatatttttaaaaatttagaacTTAAGGCGAAAGCATGTACAAATTTTTggataatacaaataaatttataaggaaaaaatagaaatgatacgaaaattatggaataactattaaatttacataatattGTATAATCCACAAACAAACCAGCTAAATCTAAAGACTATTACATCACAAAACAAACAACTAAAATCATGGAATAGCCTTAATTTGACATCTCTTTCCAAAGAAgcgtataaaattaatattagggCATATtagtcaaaataataaatatgattagggaaaaaaaatataagggTAATATGGCATGAGATATTATATCTCTAAATCACTGCCCATCCGAGATATAGGTTTCAGTGTAATGTatctagataaaataatggTAAGTTAATTGGGTTGTTTTTTTGTCACATTGCACTAATGACATGTTGGTGACTAGTACATAATTACACTGCATATTAAACTTACTTAAATCAATAGATATATAAAGTGCATTTGTTCAAAGAGCTTTAACCGTCCACATGTTTTCATATTAGTGCCATATTTTTGTCTTTATACATTTAACAATTAACACGTACGCAACAACGAAATACTAATACAGATAAGCATCATCCAtcttgcattaaaaaaatatcaatcaaCATTACATATTTCGAGGGACATcatataataacaaaattagatTTGTTCATGATCCACAACAAATCCAACTTTTTAGTTTAGTTAAAAGCAAAACACAGTGAAAAAAGCAGAACAGCGATCAGCTGAGACGGCGGCACAGGGTAATCCCATCGCCCACAGGCAGTTGGCATATCTCGATCCTCGGATCAGCCGCGAGCGCCTTGTTGAGCTCCAGCACGAAGTCCCGGTAGTACCTAACGTACTTTCTCAGAGGCGCATCCGGTGGCGCCACCACGGACCCGTTCCACAGGGTGTTGTCGTAGCCGATCACACCCCCTACTTTGACCAAGTCAATCAGCCTCTTGTGGTAGTTTAGGTAGTTGTCCTTGTCAGCATCCACAAATATGAAATCATATGTACCATGATACTTCCCCTGTCCATTTCAACATTCTCTAAATTAGtaccataaatataataagttTGGTTGTGGTTAGGTTTGTCACGCAGTGTAAATCAAGAATTCTTACCTCTGCAACCATTTGATCAAGAACAGGCAAAGCAGGGCCTtctttgaattcaattttgtgTGCAACTCCAGCTTTCTCAATTACTGGGAGGCCCAATTCGTAATTCTCCTTGTTGATGTCCATTGCCAGTATCTGCACCCGAAAATTTCACttatgaataaaaaacttaatataaatgagACTCGAACATTTGACCTATTGGTTGCTAACCATGTACCTTGCCGTCGTCGGGAAGGGCGAGGGCAGTAGCTAGGAGAGAGTAGCCGGTGTAGACTCCAATCTCCATGGTGTTTTTGGCATTGATCAGCTTCAAAAGCATGTTCAAGAACTGCCCCTCATCCGCAGATGTGGTCATTATATTCCTATATCAATTCacaacattttaaatactactactgtATCATctaaaacttaaataaaaggATTAGTGATAATCTTGTAGTTAACTAACCATGGATGATTGGCAGTGATTTCTCTGAGCTCTTTCATGGGCTCCGGCTCTCTTGGATACACACTTGTTTCAAGAATATACTGCAAAaccaattatttttgtcaaataaaagaaaatagttcatttaaaaaaaggaaaaagaaatagtaatCGATTAACTTGGGATGGAGAGAATATTTTCGTACCTGGTAAAGGTCATCGCTTTGCAAAAGGCTCTTGTGGCCAACCTCCTGATGGCGGCCGGCTTGGTTTTCTGTTGCAACAGCGGTTTGAGCcatctttctctttttctctcttgttGTTGTGGGAAAGGTGTTGCTGATTTTGAAGGTGGGAAATGGAGGATGATTTATAGTGAGTAATCCGGTCCGGTTTGGGTTGTTTGAGGTGGGGTGGGTGGGCCGGGTCCGGGGTTGGTGAGCGATGGAA harbors:
- the LOC125219157 gene encoding caffeoyl-CoA O-methyltransferase-like; this translates as MAQTAVATENQAGRHQEVGHKSLLQSDDLYQYILETSVYPREPEPMKELREITANHPWNIMTTSADEGQFLNMLLKLINAKNTMEIGVYTGYSLLATALALPDDGKILAMDINKENYELGLPVIEKAGVAHKIEFKEGPALPVLDQMVAEGKYHGTYDFIFVDADKDNYLNYHKRLIDLVKVGGVIGYDNTLWNGSVVAPPDAPLRKYVRYYRDFVLELNKALAADPRIEICQLPVGDGITLCRRLS